ATGCTGATGATGCGTACTTAACAGATTTAGCAATACCTTTCTTAGTAGAGGCTGGATTTGTAACAGAAGAAGAAGCTACAACTAAGTATGATTTCTTAAAGGGAATGGTGTCTGTTCTTAAAGAAAAATTACAATATGTAAAAGAAATAACTGAACATGCTAATATATTCTTTGGAAATGAAGTTAAGTTAGAAACTGAAGAATGTAGAGAATTCTTAAACTTAGAACATATACCTACATTAATAGATGCATTACAAACTAAAACTGAAAATGCTGAAGTTGTAGATGAAGCATTTGTTAAAGCTATGTTTAAAGAAATACAAAAAGAACATGGAATAAAAGGTAAAAATTTATTTATGGGTTCTAGAATAATATTAACAGGCCAAATGCATGGACCAGATTTACCAAAAACTATGGAAGTTTTAGGAAAAGAAAATTGTTTAGCTAGAATCTCATATGTAAAAAATAATATTTTATAATTAAAAATCCACCAATTAGGTGGATTTTTAATTATAAAATATTAAGTAAAAAAATAACATAATGAATCGAACTACTTTACTTAACTAAAATATTATTTTATTGAATATAAAAATAGAAGTGTGAAAAATGTTAAATTTTAGCATTAATTAATGAATAAAATTTTTATGTAGTTTTTTGATGAAAACATTTGAATAGCTAGGTGGAGGAATTTGAGTTAATAAATGTAATATATTAAAACGTCATAAAATATTGTTTATAAAATTTTTTGTTAAATATATATAGCGTTTTATTTTTTTATAGGGGGGTAATTATGTATAGTAGTATGGATAAAATTAAAGAAGAATTAAAAGAACTTTGCAATGAATATATACATATACTAGAACAGTTAAAAGATGATGAAATAATAACTGAAGAGACTTACGACATTTGTAGTTCTAGTAAAGTTTCATTTTTAGAAGAATAATCCAATAATATTTTCAAAATATAAATTATTTAAAATTCTATAGGACATAATAGTAATACTATTAATTGTCAGGATTTTAAATTATAATAATACTATATAACATTTATGGGAAGATATAACAATCAGTGAGGTGATGAGTGTGAAACTATACAATACATTAACAAGAACGAAAGAAGAGTTTGTTCCAATAGAAGAAGGAAAGGTAAAAATGTATGTGTGTGGTCCTACGGTATATAACTATATACATATAGGAAACGCTAGACCATTTATAATATTTGATACTTTAAGAAGATATTTAGAATATAGAGGTTTTGATGTAACATACGTACAAAACTTTACAGATGTAGATGACAAGATAATTAAAAGAGGTCATGAGGAACAAATATCTCCAGAAGAAGTTGCTAACAAATATATAAATGAGTATTTTGTAGATGCAGATGGGCTAGGGATAAAAAGAGCGAATGTTCACCCTAGGGTAACAGATAATATAGAACAAATCATAGCATTTGTTAAGGAATTAGAGGATAAGGGATATGCATATGAAGTAAACGGAGATGTATATTTTGATACTAAAAAGTTTGAAGGATACGGAAAACTTTCTAAACAAAATCAAGATGATTTAGAAGCTGGAGCAAGAATAGAAGTTAATAGCCAAAAGAGACATCCTATGGATTTTGTTCTTTGGAAGTCTAAAAAAGAAGGAGAACCAGGTTGGGATAGTCCTTGGGGAGAAGGAAGACCAGGATGGCATATAGAATGTTCAGTAATGTCTAATAGATACTTAGGTGAAACTATAGATATACATGCAGGTGGTCAAGACTTAGCATTCCCACATCATGAAAATGAAATAGCACAAAGTGAAGCAAGAAGTGGTAAAGTATTCTCTAATTATTGGGTACACAATGGGTATATCAATATAAATAATGAAAAGATGAGTAAATCAAAAGGTAATTTCTTTACAGTAAGAGATATATCTGAAAAATATGATTTAGAAATAGTTAGATTCTTTATGTTATCAGCTCATTATAGAAACCCAGTTAACTTTAGTGATGAAATGTTATCTCAAGCTAAAGCAGGACTTGAAAGACTATATAATGCTAAGGAAAAATTAGAATTTACATTAAGTAATTTATCAGAATCAGCAATGACATCACAAGAGCAATCATTAGTGGCAGAGTTAGATGCATACAGAGCTAAATTTATAAATGCTATGGAAGATGATTTAAATACTGCTGATGCAGTAAGTGTAATATTTGAATTATCTAAGTTTATAAACTCAAATGTTAATGAAAAATCATCATTAGAGTTTGCTAAAAAGTGCTTAAATGAATTTAATGAATTAACTAGTGTATTAAACGTAGTTAATAAAACAAATGATGATATGGTAGATGAAGAAATAGAAAATTTAATTCAACAAAGAGTTGATGCTAAGAAAAATAAAGACTTCCAACTAGCAGATGATATAAGACAACAACTATTAGATAAAGGTATAATCTTAGAAGATACAAGACAAGGTACTAAGTGGAAAAGAGCATAATTATGAAAAGAACAGAATTAATTACGATATCTCCTTTAGTTTTAGCATATATAGGAGACACTGTATATGAAACTTATGTAAGAGAATATTTAATAACAAAAAATATAAATAAAAAAGTAAATGATCTTCATAAATCTGCAGTCAAATATGTAAAAGCAAAAGCTCAAGCAACAATAATGCATGAAATAGAAGAACAATTAACAGAAGAAGAATTAAGAATTTTTAAGAGAGGTAGAAATCAAAAGTCTCATACATCTCCTAAAAATGCAGATATAATAGATTATAAACATGCAACTGGATTTGAAGCTTTAATTGGTTATTTACATTTAGGTAAAGAAAAAGAACGATTAGAGTATATAATTGAAGAAGGTATTAAAATAATAGAAAAAAATATGTAATAAAAAGAAGCGTCTAATACAATAAAAATATGATATTAGACACTTCTTTTTTATTTAATGATTATTGAATGTAAATTAAAGTTAATAGTAATTTAAATAGTATTACAAAGTATGTTTTAATTATCAATATCTAAAATTTTACAATTATACAAACCTATTTTATATAGGAAAAATTTATATAATTTACATTCGAGATAAGGTATAATATAATCTATAAATTATTAAAAGGGAGGCCGTTAGTGGATGAAAGTAAAAATATTATCTCATACACCAGAGCCAGAGAAAGTTATATCTATGGCTGCGAAACTATGTTATTCAGCTGTTGGAGTTGATGAAATAGAAAAAAATTTAACAGAAGAAAGTGTAAATAAGTTTTTAAATATGCTAGTAAGCATAGGGCATGAATCTCCATTAGAACATGTATCATTTACATTTGCAGTAGAAGGAATTTCTAGAGCATGTTCACACCAAATAGTTAGACATCGTATAGCAAGCTATTCACAACAAAGTCAAAGATATGTTAAGTTAGATCAATTTGAATATATAATTCCTCATGAAATAAATGAAATAGAAGAAGCAAGAGAACTATTCATAGATTCTATGAAAAAAGATCAAGAAGTATATGACAAATTAGTAGATATATTATTTGAAAAACATTATAATAATTTAATAAAAAATGGAAAAAATGAGAAAGAAGCTAAAAGACAAGCTGAAAAAAAAGCAATAGAAGATGCTAGATATGTATTCCCAAATGCATGTGAAACTAAAATGGTATTTACTATGAATATAAGAACTCTATATAATTTCTTAAATCATAGATGCTGTGAAAGAGCTCAATGGGAAATAAGAGACTTATCAATAGAAATGTTAAGACAATTAAGACAGATAGCTCCAATTTTATTTGAAAATATTGGGCCTAACTGTATTCAAGGACCTTGCCCAGAAGGTAATATGGCTTGCGGTAATATTATCAAGGTAAGAGAGAAATTTAAGAATTTGTAGGCGGTGGAAGAATTGGCAATAATAGAAGGTAGAAATCCTGTAATAGAAGCAATAAAAAATAATAGAGAAATAGATAAGATAATGATAGCAAATTCTGCTAAAGAAGGATCTATAAAAAAAGTAATCGGAATGGCTAAGGAAAAAAACTTAATAATCCAATATGTAGATAAAAACAAATTAGATGAAATAAGTACAAGTCATGCGCATCAAGGTGTAATAGCTCAAGTAAGTGAGCATAAATACTGGGAACTGGAAGATTTAATTCAAAGTGTAAAGGAAAAAGGTGAAGACCCATTCTTTATAATCCTAGATGAAATAACAGACCCTCATAATCTTGGGACTATAGTTAGAACAGCAGATGCAGTAGGTGCTCATGGTGTAATTATACCAAAGAGAAGATCTGTTCATATAACACCGGTTGTAGTAAAAGCATCAGCAGGAGCAATAGAATATGTGCCAGTTTGCAAAGTTACAAATATAGTTAATACTATCAAAAGGTTAAAAGAAGAAGGTTTATGGATAGCTGCAGCTGATATGGATGGAGAAGTATTCTATGAACAAAATCTTACTGGAGCATTAGGATTAGTAATAGGAAGTGAAGGATTTGGTATATCTAGATTAGTAAAACAAAACTGTGACTTCACTGTTAAGATGCCTATGATAGGTAATGTAACTTCATTAAATGCATCAGTAGCAGGTGGAATTCTTCTTTATGAAATATTTAAGCAAAGATCAGGTGTAAAATAAATTAATGAGAAGAAATATAAAAAGCTATTTAATCGTTGATGGCTATAATATTATAAATGCCTGGGATGATTTGAAACATATAGCAAAAAATGATTTAGAGGGTGCTAGAGAGAAATTAATAGATTTGATTATAGAATACGCGGAGTTTACAGGAAGAAAAGCAATAATAGTATTTGATGCGTATAATATTAAAAATAGCAAAGAGACTGTTGAAAATAGAAAATATATACAAGTTGTTTATACAAAGGAACATCAAACAGCAGATAGTTATATAGAAAAATTTATAACTTCATTATCAAAATATGATGATGTTAAAGTTGCTACAAATGACTATGCAGAACAGCAAATAGTATTAGGTAAAGGGGCAGCTAGAATATCATCTAGAGAACTTAAGTTAGATTTAGAACATGCAAAAAAAAGTATGAAAGAAAAAAATAGCAGTAACCAAAAAAAGATACAACGTAACTGGTTAGAAGATAGATTAGACAAAGAAACATTGTCGAAACTTGAGAACATTCGTAGAATGCATTGAAACTGCTAGATTCATTAGTCTATAATATAGCTATGAAAATGTTTCTATGGGGGGATAACATGTTAGTAGCTAAAGAAAAAGAATATGGGTTGATAGATAATTGTCAACAAGATGAGTACAATATAGTATTAAAAGCAAGTAATGGGGATAAAATAGCTTTAGAATATATTATTAAAAAATACAAAAACTTTGTTAAAGCTAAGGCAAAGTCATATTTTTTAATAGGAGCTGATAAGGAAGATATAATTCAAGAAGGAATGATAGGTCTTTATAAGGCAATAAGAGATTTTGATGGGAGTAAGACTAACTCATTTAAATGTTTTGCTGAGATATGTATAACTAGACAAATAATAACCGCAATTAAAACTGCAACTAGACAAAAACATATACCTTTAAATTCTTATGTGTCTTTAAATAAACCTATATACGATGAAGAATCTGATAGAACGCTCTTAGACATAATAGCAACAAGTATGGTGACAGATCCAGAAGAGCTTATAATTAGCAAGGAAGAGCTTAAACATATTGAATCTAAGATAAATGAACTATTAAGTGACTTAGAACAAGAGGTGTTAGGACTATACTTAAGTGGCAAGTCATATCAGTACATAGCGGACAGGCTTGAAAGAGATGTAAAATCAATAGATAATGCTCTTCAGAGGGTTAAGAGAAAATTAGAAAAACATCTTGAAAATAGGAATGATTAATAGTAAAATACTTACCATAAGCTTATTATAAGCATATTAATTTATATCATAAAACAGGAGGTATTTCAAAATGGCTAAAGCTAAATTTGAAAGAAATAAACCACACGTTAATATAGGAACAATAGGTCACGTTGACCACGGTAAAACTACATTAACAGCAGCAATAACAAAAACATTATTCGATAGATACCAATTAGGAGAAGCTGTAGACTTTGCTAACATAGATAAAGCTCCAGAAGAAAGAGAAAGAGGGATCACAATCTCTACTGCTCACGTTGAATATGAAACTCCAAACAGACACTACGCTCACGTTGACTGCCCAGGACATGCTGACTACGTTAAGAACATGATAACAGGAGCTGCTCAAATGGACGGTGCTATATTAGTTTGTTCAGCAACAGATGGACCAATGCCTCAAACTAGAGAGCATATATTATTATCAAGACAAGTTGGTGTACCATACATAGTAGTATTCTTAAACAAATGTGATATGGTAGACGATGAAGAATTATTAGAGTTAGTTGAAATGGAAGTTAGAGACTTATTAAATGAGTACGAATTCCCAGGAGATGATACTCCAATAGTAAGAGGATCTGCTTTAATGGCATTACAAGATTCAGCTTCAGAGTGGGGAGATAAGATAGTAGATTTA
Above is a genomic segment from Romboutsia lituseburensis containing:
- the cysS gene encoding cysteine--tRNA ligase; translated protein: MKLYNTLTRTKEEFVPIEEGKVKMYVCGPTVYNYIHIGNARPFIIFDTLRRYLEYRGFDVTYVQNFTDVDDKIIKRGHEEQISPEEVANKYINEYFVDADGLGIKRANVHPRVTDNIEQIIAFVKELEDKGYAYEVNGDVYFDTKKFEGYGKLSKQNQDDLEAGARIEVNSQKRHPMDFVLWKSKKEGEPGWDSPWGEGRPGWHIECSVMSNRYLGETIDIHAGGQDLAFPHHENEIAQSEARSGKVFSNYWVHNGYININNEKMSKSKGNFFTVRDISEKYDLEIVRFFMLSAHYRNPVNFSDEMLSQAKAGLERLYNAKEKLEFTLSNLSESAMTSQEQSLVAELDAYRAKFINAMEDDLNTADAVSVIFELSKFINSNVNEKSSLEFAKKCLNEFNELTSVLNVVNKTNDDMVDEEIENLIQQRVDAKKNKDFQLADDIRQQLLDKGIILEDTRQGTKWKRA
- a CDS encoding Mini-ribonuclease 3, whose amino-acid sequence is MKRTELITISPLVLAYIGDTVYETYVREYLITKNINKKVNDLHKSAVKYVKAKAQATIMHEIEEQLTEEELRIFKRGRNQKSHTSPKNADIIDYKHATGFEALIGYLHLGKEKERLEYIIEEGIKIIEKNM
- the thyX gene encoding FAD-dependent thymidylate synthase, coding for MKVKILSHTPEPEKVISMAAKLCYSAVGVDEIEKNLTEESVNKFLNMLVSIGHESPLEHVSFTFAVEGISRACSHQIVRHRIASYSQQSQRYVKLDQFEYIIPHEINEIEEARELFIDSMKKDQEVYDKLVDILFEKHYNNLIKNGKNEKEAKRQAEKKAIEDARYVFPNACETKMVFTMNIRTLYNFLNHRCCERAQWEIRDLSIEMLRQLRQIAPILFENIGPNCIQGPCPEGNMACGNIIKVREKFKNL
- the rlmB gene encoding 23S rRNA (guanosine(2251)-2'-O)-methyltransferase RlmB, whose product is MAIIEGRNPVIEAIKNNREIDKIMIANSAKEGSIKKVIGMAKEKNLIIQYVDKNKLDEISTSHAHQGVIAQVSEHKYWELEDLIQSVKEKGEDPFFIILDEITDPHNLGTIVRTADAVGAHGVIIPKRRSVHITPVVVKASAGAIEYVPVCKVTNIVNTIKRLKEEGLWIAAADMDGEVFYEQNLTGALGLVIGSEGFGISRLVKQNCDFTVKMPMIGNVTSLNASVAGGILLYEIFKQRSGVK
- a CDS encoding NYN domain-containing protein; this translates as MRRNIKSYLIVDGYNIINAWDDLKHIAKNDLEGAREKLIDLIIEYAEFTGRKAIIVFDAYNIKNSKETVENRKYIQVVYTKEHQTADSYIEKFITSLSKYDDVKVATNDYAEQQIVLGKGAARISSRELKLDLEHAKKSMKEKNSSNQKKIQRNWLEDRLDKETLSKLENIRRMH
- the sigH gene encoding RNA polymerase sporulation sigma factor SigH; translation: MLVAKEKEYGLIDNCQQDEYNIVLKASNGDKIALEYIIKKYKNFVKAKAKSYFLIGADKEDIIQEGMIGLYKAIRDFDGSKTNSFKCFAEICITRQIITAIKTATRQKHIPLNSYVSLNKPIYDEESDRTLLDIIATSMVTDPEELIISKEELKHIESKINELLSDLEQEVLGLYLSGKSYQYIADRLERDVKSIDNALQRVKRKLEKHLENRND